A stretch of the Lolium perenne isolate Kyuss_39 chromosome 3, Kyuss_2.0, whole genome shotgun sequence genome encodes the following:
- the LOC127340728 gene encoding uncharacterized protein isoform X1, giving the protein MVLFYLVYKDVWLMATLDPVVSMVIAVSGSPCLQCHMSALKGSRIGSVKLILRVTSLWKRREKIKVLHQQIFIESVWLLAGNNVSEVDVLHPFLKLKVPDLCHSNLWDEEDVKREMKRHEAKLEQRNTCYQLINGFANAAIR; this is encoded by the exons ATGGTTCTTTTTTATCTGGTCTACAAGGACGTGTGGCTCATGGCGACACTGGATCCAGTGGTCAGCATGGTTATCGCCGTCAGCGGTTCTCCTTGTCTTCAG TGTCATATGAGTGCATTAAAAGGATCAAGAATTGGATCAGTCAAACTAATACTCAGAGTAACATCATTGTGGAAGAGAAGGGAGAAAATTAAAGTTCTGCATCAGCAAATATTTATCGAGTCG GTTTGGCTTTTGGCTGGTAACAACGTCAGTGAGGTAGATGTCCTTCACCCCTTTCTGAAGCTAAAGGTTCCAGACTTGTGCCACAGCAATCTCTGGGATGAGGAGGATGTAAAGAGGGAGATGAAGCG GCATGAAGCAAAACTTGAGCAAAGAAACACGTGCTACCAACTGATCAATGGCTTTGCCAACGCAGCGATAAGATGA
- the LOC127340728 gene encoding uncharacterized protein isoform X2: MVLFYLVYKDVWLMATLDPVVSMVIAVSGSPCLQVWLLAGNNVSEVDVLHPFLKLKVPDLCHSNLWDEEDVKREMKRHEAKLEQRNTCYQLINGFANAAIR, encoded by the exons ATGGTTCTTTTTTATCTGGTCTACAAGGACGTGTGGCTCATGGCGACACTGGATCCAGTGGTCAGCATGGTTATCGCCGTCAGCGGTTCTCCTTGTCTTCAG GTTTGGCTTTTGGCTGGTAACAACGTCAGTGAGGTAGATGTCCTTCACCCCTTTCTGAAGCTAAAGGTTCCAGACTTGTGCCACAGCAATCTCTGGGATGAGGAGGATGTAAAGAGGGAGATGAAGCG GCATGAAGCAAAACTTGAGCAAAGAAACACGTGCTACCAACTGATCAATGGCTTTGCCAACGCAGCGATAAGATGA